A genomic region of Tamandua tetradactyla isolate mTamTet1 chromosome 2, mTamTet1.pri, whole genome shotgun sequence contains the following coding sequences:
- the TMEM50A gene encoding transmembrane protein 50A isoform X1, with translation MSGFLEGLRCSECIDWGEKRNTIASIAAGVLFFTGWWIIIDAAVIYPTMDEFNHSYHACGVIATIAFLMINAVSNGQVRGDSYSEGCLGQTGARIWLFIGFMLAFGSLIASMWILFGGYVVKEKPTVYPGIAVFFQNAFIFFGGLVFKFGRTEDLWQ, from the exons ATGTCTGGATTTCTAGAAGGCCTGAGATGCTCAGAATGCATTGATTGGGGGGAAAAGCGCAATACTATTGCTTCCATTGCCGCTGGTGTTCTA tttTTTACAGGCTGGTGGATTATCATAGATGCAGCTGTTATTTATCCCACTATGGATGAATTCAACCACTCATACCATGCCTGTGGTGTTATAGCAACAATAGCCTTCCTAAT GATCAATGCAGTATCAAATGGACAAGTCCGAGGTGATAGTTACAGTGAAGGCTGCCTGGGCCAAACAG GTGCTCGCATTTGGCTGTTCATTGGGTTCATGTTGGCCTTTGGATCTCTGATTGCCTCTATGTGGATTCTCTTTGGAGGTTATGTTGTTAAAG AAAAACCCACAGTCTACCCTGGAATTGCTGTATTTTTCCAGAATGCCTTCATCTTTTTTGG